DNA sequence from the Caulobacter segnis genome:
CACCGACATTGGTGAGCTGTCGACGACCCAGCTTTCCTCGCTGACGACCGCCCAGATCGGCGCTCTGACGGCGGGCAGCGTCTCGGCGCTGAACGCGACCCAGACCGCCGCCCTGACGACGACGCAGGTCAAGGCCCTGACGGCCGACCAACTGAAGAATCTGACGACCACCGACATCGGCGAACTGGCCGATACGCAGGTCCAGGCCCTGACGGCGACCCAGCTGGGTCAGCTGTCGACGACGGGCTTCTCGGCCCTGAGCCAGACCCAGGTCGCGACCCTGACGTCGACCCAGCTGAAGGGCCTGACGACGGTCCAGCTGCAGAATCTGACGACCACCGACATCGGTGAGCTGGCCGCCACCCAGATCGGCTCGCTGGCGACCTCTCAGATCGCCGCGCTGAACCAGACCAACGTCAAGACTCTGTCGACCACGCAGATCGGCGCGCTCACCGCCACGCAGGTGGGGTCGCTCTCGGCGGCCAACTTCTCGGCCCTGGACGCCACCCAGGTCGCCGCCCTGAGCGAGACCCAGGTCAAGGGTCTGACCAGCGCCCAGATCGGCGCGCTGTCGGCCGCCGATGTCGGCGAACTGGCCACGACCCAGATCGCAGCCCTGTCCTCGAGCCAGGTCGGCGCCCTGTCGCAGACGGCCTTCTCGGCGCTTGACGCCACCCAGGTCGGCGCGCTGTCGACGACCCAGGTCAAGGGTCTGACGCAGTCGCAGCTGAAGAACCTGACGACGACGGATATCGGCGAACTGGCCGACACCCAGATCGGCGCGCTGTCGGCCGCCCAGGTCGGCTTCCTGTCGTCGACCGGCCTCTCGGCCTTGAACAGCACCCAGTCGGCGGCTCTTTCGACCACGCAAATCAAGGGTTTGACGGCCGATCAGATCAAGGGTCTGACGACCACCGACATCGGCGAGCTGGCCGACACCCAGGTCGGCGCCCTGACCGCCGACCAGGTCAAGAACCTGTCGGCCGCCAACATTTCGGCCCTGAACCAGACCCAGGTCGCGGCCCTGAGCAACACCCAGATCCAGGCGCTGAACGCGACGCAGGTGAAGGGTCTGTCGACCACCGACATCGACGAGCTGTCGTCGACCCAGATCGGCGCGCTCTCGGCGGGCCAACTGAGCGCCCTGGCCTCGACCCAGGTCCAGGAGCTGTCGACCACCCAGATCGGCGGCCTGACGTCGACCCAGATCAGCGCGATCAGCTCGACCAACATCAGCCTGCTGGACGCCACGCAACTGGGCGCCCTGACGACGACCCAGCTGAAGGGGCTGACCAACAGCCAATTGGCGGGCCTGACGACCACCAACGTCGGCAATCTGGCCGACACCCAGATCGGGGCGCTGTCCGCGACCCAGCTGGGCAATCTGTCCTCGGCCGGCTTCTCGGCCCTGAACCAGACCCAGGTCGCCGCGCTCAGCGAAACCCAGATCAAGGGTGTCTCGACGAGTCAGCTGAAGGCCCTGACGACAACCGACATTGGCGAACTGTCGACGACCCAGCTGTCGGCCCTGTCGACCGCCCAGATCGGCGCGCTGTCGACGACCGGCTTCTCGGCCCTGAGCCAGACCCAAGTCGGCGCCCTGTCGGCGGCCCAGATCAAGGGGGTCACGGCTGACCAGATCAAGAGCCTGACGACCACCGACGTCGCCGAGCTGTCGTCGACCCAGATCGGGGCTCTCAGCGCCGATCAGATCAAGAACCTCTCGGCCACCAACCTGTCGGCCCTGGACGCAACTCAATCGGCGGCTCTGACGGTCACGCAGGTCAAGGCCCTGACCACCCAGCAGATCGCTGGCCTGAGCACGACGGACATCGGCGAATTGGCCGACACCCAGGTGGCCGCGCTGTCGGCGGCCCAGGTGGCCTCGCTGAACGTGCAGGACCTGACCACGACCCAGATCTCGGGTCTGAGCTCGACCCTGATCGGGGCGATCGGCGCGACCAAGTTCTCGGCTTGGGACGCCACCCAGGTCAGCGCGCTGAGCGCGACCCAGATCAAGGGCCTGACGACCGACCAGCTGAAGAGCCTGACGACGACCGACATCGGCGAGCTGGCCGACACCCAGGTCGGGGCCCTGACGGCGACCCAACTGGGCGCGCTGTCGATCACCGGCTTCTCCGCCCTGAACCAGACCCAGGTCGCCGCGCTGAGCGAGACCCAGGTCAAGGGCATGACGGTCACGCAGCTGAAGAACCTGACGACCACCGACGTCGGCGAGCTGTCGACGACGCAGGTCAGCGCCCTCAGCGCCTCGCAGATCGGCGCGCTGTCGACCACGGGCTTCTCGGCCCTGAGCCAGACCCAGGTGGGGTCGCTGTCGACGACCCAGATCAAGGGCCTGTCGGCTGACCAACTGAAGAACCTCACGACGACCGATGTCGGCGAGCTGTCGACGACCCAGATCGGCGCTCTGACGGTCGATCAGGTGAAGAACCTGTCGGCGGCCAGCGTCTCGGCCCTGTCCGAAACCCAGGTTTCGGTTCTCAGCAACACGCAGATCGGCGCCCTGACGGCCACCCAGCTGAAGGGTCTGTCGGTCACCGACATCGACGAGCTGTCGTCGACCCAGATCGGCGGGCTGTCGGCCATCCAGATCGGCGCCCTGGCCTCGACCCAGGTGCAGGAGCTGTCGACCACCCAGATCGGCGGTCTCTCGGCCTCTCAGATCTCGGCGATCTCGACCACCAACCTGCCGCTGCTGAACGCGACGCAGATCGGCGCGCTGTCGACCACCCAGGTCAAGGGCCTGTCGAACGCCCAGGTCCAGGTCCTGTCGACGACCAACATCGGCAACCTGGCGGACACCCAGGTCGGCGCGCTGTCGGCGACCCAGCTGGGCAACCTGTCGACTTCCGCCTTCTCGGCGCTGAACCAGACGCAGGTCGCCGCGCTGAACGAGACCCAGATCAAGGGGGTCACGACCGGCCAGCTGAAGGCTCTGACGACGACCGACGTCGGCGAGCTGTCGACCACCCAGGTCGGCGCTCTGACGGCCGCTCAGGTCGGCGCGCTCTCGACCACGGGCTTCTCGGCGCTTAACGCCACTCAGGTGGGTTCGCTGTCGACGGCCCAGATCAAGGGTCTGACGGCCGACCAGCTGAAGAACCTGACGACGACGGACATCGGCGAACTGGCCGACACCCAGATTGGCGCGCTGACCGCTGATCAGATCAAGAACCTGTCGACGACCAACCTGTCGGCCCTGTCGGGCACGCAGTCGGCCGCGCTGACGGTCACCCAGGTCAAGGGCCTGACGAACGACCAGATCAAGGGTCTGTCGACGACCGACATCGGCGAACTGGCCGACACCCAGATCGGCGCCCTGACGAGCGCCCAGCTGGGCGTGCTGGCCACGACCCAGGCAGCGCAGCTGTCGACCACCCAGATCGGCGCTCTGACGCCGACCCAGGTTGGCGCGCTGACGGCCGGGGCCTTCTCGGCTCTGGACGCCACCCAGGTCGGCGCCCTGTCGGGCGCCCAGATCAAGGGCCTGACGACCTCGCAACTGGTTGCTCTGAGCACGACGGACGTCGGCGAACTGGCCGACACCCAGGTCGGCGCCCTGACGGCGACCCAGCTCGGCGCGCTGAACGCCACGTCCTTCTCGGCGCTGAACGCGACCCAGACCGCCGCGCTGTCGACGACCCAGATGAAGGGTCTGACCGTCAGCCAGCTGAAGAACTTGACGACGACCGACATCGGCGAACTGGCCGACACCCAGGTCGGCGCGTTGGCGGGCACGCAGCTGGCGGCTCTGACCCCGACCGGCTTCTCGGCCTTGAACCAGACCCAGGTGGCGACGCTGACGGCGACGCAGATCAAGGGCCTGGCGACCAGCCAGATCGCCGCGCTGACCACGACTGACGTCGCCGAGTTCTCGGCCACGCAGATCTCGGCCCTGACCGCGGATCAGCTGAAGCAACTGTCGGCGACCAATGTCTCGGCCCTGAACAACACCCAGGTCGCGGCGCTGGCGAACACCCAGATCCAGGCGCTGAACGCCACGCAGCTGAAGGGCCTGTCGGTCACGGATATCGACGAGCTGTCGTCGACCCAGATCGGCGCGCTCTCGGCGGCCCAGATCGGCGCCCTGGCCTCGACCCAGGTGCAGGAACTGTCGACCACCCAGATCGGCGGCCTGACATCGACCCAGCTCGGGGCGATCTCGTCGACCAACATCAGCCTGCTGAACGACACCCAGATCGGCGCGCTGTCGACGACCCAGATCAAGGGTCTGACGGCCAGCCAGATGGCCGGCCTGACCTCCACCAACATCGCCGCCCTGGCGGATACGCAGGTGGGGGCGCTCAGCTCGACCCAGCTGGCGGGCATGACGCCCGCCGGGTTCTCGAACCTGGACGCCACCCAGGTCGCGACGCTGAACGCCACGCAGATCAAGGGTCTGACGGCGGCTCAGCTGAAGGGTCTGACGTCCACGGACATCGGCGAACTGGCCGACACCCAGGTTGGCGCCCTGTCGGCGGCCCAGATCGGCTCGCTGTCGACGACCGGCTTCTCGGCCCTGAGCCAGACCCAGGTCGCGATCCTGTCGGCGACGCAGATCAAGGGCATGTCGACCGATCAGATCAAGGCGCTGACGACGACGGACATCGGTGAGCTGGGCGCGACCCAGATCTCCGCCCTGACCACCGCCCAGCTGAACGCGCTGTCGACGACCAACCTGTCGGCCTTCAGCGCCACGCAGACGGGCGCCCTGACCACCACCCAGGTCAAGGCCCTGACGAGCGACCAGGTTAAGGGTCTGTCGACCACCGACATCGGCGAACTCGCCGACACCCAGGTGGGCGCGCTGACCAACTCGCAGATCACCGCCCTGGCCACGACCCAGGCGGCGCAGCTGTCGACCACCCAGATCGGCGCTCTCAGCGGCGCCCAGCTGGGCGCGCTCTCGACCACGGCGTTCTCGACCCTGGACAGCACCCAGATCGCGGCGCTGAACTCCACCCAGGTCAAGGGCATCGCCACGACCCAGCTGGCGGCGTTGACCGCCGGGGATGTCGGACAGTTCGTCGACACCCAGATCGCGGCGCTGAGCATCCTGCAGCTGGCGGCCCTATCGGCGACCAACCTCTCGAGCCTGGACGCCACCCAGACCGCCGCGCTCTCGACGACCCAGGTCAAGGGTCTGACGGCGACGCAGCTGAAGGGCCTGTCCGCGACCGACGTGGCCGACTTCGCCGACACCCAGATCGCGTCGCTGGCGAGCACCCAGCTCGGCGCGCTCTCGACGACGGTGGTGGCCACGCTGAGCACGACCCAGATCGGCCAACTGCAAGCCTCGCAGCTGTCCGGCCTGACCTCGACCCAGCTGGACTATCTCTCGACCACCAACATCGAGTCGATGTCCACGACCCAGGCCAACGCCCTGACCGCCAGCCAGGTGCAGAGCCTGAGCGACGATCAGATCGCTTCGTACCTGAAGGTGACCTGATCCGGGGCGCGCTCCGGGATCTAGACGCCAGACTCGCCGCTCGCGCTTACCGCGCGGGCGGCGGACCGCTTCTCGGCCATTGGTCGAGGACCCAGCCTCATGCCATCATCGCGCTGCGCTGACTCGCGCCGCTTCCGCGCGCGCCTGTCCGTTGCTTCGCCGAACGCTCCATCGGTTTCAGGAAGACAATGGCCGACGTCGATACGCTGGATCTGCTCAGCAAACTGACCGCCGAAGGGGCTCCGCTCGGCGACGTGATCACCCTTGCTGCGAGCCTGAGCGGGGGAGGGCAGGTCGCCCTGGCGGACCAAGCCTACAAGGTGTGGATCCGCTTCAACGCCGAACATCCCCAGCTGTGCGTGGCCTTGTTCAATCGCTCGATCCTGCAGGCGGTCCTGGGCGATAACGCCGGCGCGGCCGCCTCGCTGGAGCAGGCGATCACGCTGAACGGCGATTTCATGCCGGCCTACGTCAATCTGGGCGGCCTGCAGGAGCGGGCGGGGCTGCATGAGCCGGCCGTCGCCACCTGGGAAGCCGGCGCCAACCGCGCCGTGGTCATCAATGGCGTGGGCGTCGGCTATGCCTTCACCTGCCTCAAGCAGATCGCGCGTCTGCTGGGCGACATGCACCAGCCGGCGCGCGCCGAACTGGCGCTGCAACGTGCCGCCGACATCGATCCCAACGCGATGGACGTGATCGGCCAGCTGGTCGCCAATCGCCTGACGCAATGCAAGTGGCCCGCCGTCCAGCCTACCGAGCGCGTGCCGCGCGAGAAGATGCTGGAGGGCGTCAATCCGCTGTCCATCGCCGCCTATACCGACGATCCGCTGCTGCAGCTGGCCGCCGCCAACCGGTTCATCGAGCGCGAAGCCAAGACCACGCCCGAACAGGTCCGCGCCGACCGCCGCGATGCGCCGATCGACTTGACGGGCCGCCGGCCGCGCATCGGCTACATCTCGTCGGATCTGCGCGACCACGCCGTCGGCTACCTGATGGCCGAGCTGTTCGAGGTGCACGACAAGTCCAAGGTCGAGGTCTTCGCCTACTACTGCGGGCCGGAGTCCAGCGACGGCCTGAACACCCGCATCCGCGCGGGGGTCGAGCACTTCACCGACATTCGTCCGATGACGGACGACGAGGCCGTCCAGCGCATCGTCGACGACGGCATCGACATCCTGGTCGACGTCAACGGCCACACCCGCGACGCCCGTACAGCCGTCTTCGCCCGCCGCCCGGCCCCGATCCTGGTCAATTGGCTGGGCTATCCGGGCTCGATGGGCAGCGACTACCACCACTACATCATCGGCGATCCGTGGGTCATTCCGCCGGAGATGGAGCTCTACTACTCCGAGGCCGTCCGCCGGATTCCTTGCTACCAGCCCAATGACAGCCGGCGGAAGGTCGAGGAGACCAATCCGACGCGGACCGAGGTCGGCCTGCCCGAGGACGCCTTCGTGTTCTGCTGCTTCAACGGCCCGCAGAAGATCACGCCGCACGTGTTCGACCGCTGGATGGAGATCCTGAAGCGCACTCCAGGCAGCGTGCTGTGGCTGCTGGACAGCGTTCCGGAGACCAACGCCCGCCTGCGCGAGGCCGCCGAGGCGCGCGGCGTCGATCGCACGCGCCTGGTCTTCGCCCAGAAGCTCCAGAACTCCCACCACCTGGCGCGCTATCGCCTGGCGGACCTGTTCCTGGACACGACCCCCTACGGCGCCCACACCACCGCGTCGGACGCGCTGTGGATGGCCGTGCCGGTCCTGACCTGGTCGGGCCGCTGCTTCGCCTCGCGTGTCTGCGGCAGCCTGGTGCGCAGCGCCGGGTTGCCCGAGCTGGTGGTCGACAGCGCCGAAGCCTATGTCGAGAAGGCCGTCGAGATCGGCGTCGACCGCGAGAAGGCCAAGGCCCTGCGCGCGACGCTGGAGGCCAATCGCGACACCTGCGTGCTGTTCGACATGGACCTGCTGGCCGGCAAGCTGGAAGAGCTCTACGGCGAGATGATCGCCGAACATCAGGCGGGCCACCGGCCGCGCCCGAACCTGGCCAATCTTTCGGCCTACATGGAGATCGGCCTGTCGCTGGATCGTGACGAGCGCGAGATGCAGGCCGAACCCGACCTGCATGAGCTCTATCGCCAGCAACTGGCCCGGCGAGACACCGTCAAGGCCATCCCCGCCGACGGCCGGCTCTGGGAGGGTGGAGCTTCGTGAACCGCCACCAGCTGGAGCCCCTGAAGCTGGACGGCTACGCGCCGCGCACGGTCCTCGACATCGGCGCGAACGTCGGCGACTTCACCAGGGGCTTCCTGAAGGCGTTCCCCGACTGTGTCCCGACGCTGATCGAGCCCAATCCATTCTGTGAGGACGCGCTGAGCCAGCTGCCGTTCGAGCGGCACATGGTGGCGGCCTCGGACGAGGCGGGCGAGGCTGAGCTGTTTCTCAGCGAGGGCTGGCTGCAGTCGACCGGCGCCTCGCTCTACCGCGAGAATTCGCAGTATTTCACCGACGAGCAGCTGCTCCGACGGACGGTGTCCAAGGTCCGCCTCGACGATCTGTTCGCCGGCCGCCGCTTCGACTTCGTGAAGATCGACACCCAGGGCTCGGAACTGGACGTGCTGCGCGGCGGCGAGACCGTGCTGCGCCAGGCGGACTACATCCTGATCGAGATCTCGGTCGTCGATTTCAACGAAGGGGCGCCGCGGGCCGAAGAGGTGCTCAAGCAGCTGGGCGCCATGGGCTTCGCGCCGGCCGCCGTCACCGACGTCCATCGCTTCGATGATCTGCGCGACGGCGCGGTCCTGCAGATGGACCTTCTGTTCAAGCGCCGCGCCGCGCGGCCCTCGCAGTTCGGCCGCCTGACCGCCCTGAACGATCTGACGGGCATCGTCGGCCACCTGCGCTGGCGCAAGACCCAGAACCCGGCGTGCCGGATATTGCTGATCGGGGGCGGTCCGTCGGGCTGGCCCGAGGACCTGTGCGACGGCGTCCTGGGCGGCGCGACGGGGCCGTTCGCCGGCGATCTCTCCGATCCGGACACCTACCGCGCCATCCTGACCCACGTGGCGCGCGAGGGGCGCTTCGACTACGTGGTCGCGCCGCACGTGTTGCAGACTCTGACGCGGCCCTCGACCCTGCTGGAGCGCCTGCCGCTGGTCGCCGAGGCTGGCTGGATCACCACGCCCTCGCGCTATCTCGAGGTCCTGAAGATCGAGGGCGCGCACCGGGGTTTCGCCCATCACCGCTGGGGCGTCGATCACGTCGGCGACGTGCTGTCGCTGGCGTTCAAGTCGCCGATGATCGAGCATCTGACCTTCCCGCAGGAGGCCGCCTGGGAGCAGGGCGAGCAGCGCTTCGAGCTGCAGGTCGGCTGGCGGGGCGGTCTGCGCTTCGAAGTCCTGGGCGAGGGCGCCTTGCCGGGGCGCGCCGAGACCCTGGCCATGACGAGCCGCTTCTTCGAGGGCGTCGTGCCGGACGCGCCGCGCGACGCCGCGCCGGAAGCGCCCAAGCCGGACATCGCCGCCGAGCTGGCCAAGGCCATCACCACTGCCCGCGATCCACGCTCGGGCCTGCATGCGCTGGGGCGCATGAAGTACTACCACGACGCCGTCAGCCTGATCCTGTGCGAACCCGTGACGCCCGAGCGGCTGGCGCTGTTCGACACCCTGACGGCCGAGGCCCTGGGTATGGACATGGAGTCCCCGGGCGAGGAATGGGACGCCTGGATCAATCACTATCGCGTGGTGCTGGAAGCGCTGCATGGGTCCAACGTGGCCGCTCCGACGCCGCCCGCGCCGGATGACGGTCCGCAGACCTTCCTGACCGGCGACGGCCAGACCCTCGACGCCGAGGGGCTGAAGGCCCACGCCGACGCCCTGGGCGCCCAGGTCGTGTTCTTCGCCGCCGCCGATGAGCGCTACGTCGAGCTCTACGCGCGCTGGCTGGCCCTGTCGGTGATCAAGCACAGCGATGTGCCGTTCCTGGTGGTGATCCACGTGATCGGCGGCGCCGACCGCCTGGCCGAGGCCGCCGCGACCGTCGCGATCGACGATCCGCGCGTGATCTTCAC
Encoded proteins:
- a CDS encoding ice nucleation protein, which translates into the protein MAISSLSAAQITALSITAIQGLSTTDIQSLNGTQIAAISATGIGALADTQVAALSTTQVKALTATQIPKFATSVTFDVTQLQQLSTNQVSALTSTQLAALDTSHIAVLSSTQIGALSATNFSGLVNTQVATLSETQVKGLTVAQAKGLTTTDIGELAGTQVAALSGDRLAALSNAALSALDGTQVSALGTTQIAALTTSQIKSLSTTDVGELSAAQVGALSAAQVGSLTPANFSALADTQVQALTTTQLKGVTVDQLKGLTTTDIGELAGTQLGALSNSQLAALATTQTAQLSTTQLGALSATQVGALTTAAFSALDATQVGSLTETQIKGLTTQQVAALNATDIGELATTQVGALSAAQVGALNTTAFSALSTTQVAALSETQVKGISASQLKALTSTDVGELATTQISALTGAQLANVSSANVSALSQTQVAALSTTQIKALTADQIKGLTTTDIGELADTQIAALTADQVKNLSAANVSALNQTQVGVLANTQIAALTTAQVKGLSTTDIGELSSTQLGALTTAQVNALASTQVQQLSTTQIGGLTSTQIGAISSTNVTLLDATQTGALSTTQLKGLTSSQLLGLTTTNIGNMADTQIGALSASQLGALSTTGFSALNQTQVAALSETQVKGLTANQLKSLTTTDIGELSTTQLSSLTTAQIGALTAGSVSALNATQTAALTTTQVKALTADQLKNLTTTDIGELADTQVQALTATQLGQLSTTGFSALSQTQVATLTSTQLKGLTTVQLQNLTTTDIGELAATQIGSLATSQIAALNQTNVKTLSTTQIGALTATQVGSLSAANFSALDATQVAALSETQVKGLTSAQIGALSAADVGELATTQIAALSSSQVGALSQTAFSALDATQVGALSTTQVKGLTQSQLKNLTTTDIGELADTQIGALSAAQVGFLSSTGLSALNSTQSAALSTTQIKGLTADQIKGLTTTDIGELADTQVGALTADQVKNLSAANISALNQTQVAALSNTQIQALNATQVKGLSTTDIDELSSTQIGALSAGQLSALASTQVQELSTTQIGGLTSTQISAISSTNISLLDATQLGALTTTQLKGLTNSQLAGLTTTNVGNLADTQIGALSATQLGNLSSAGFSALNQTQVAALSETQIKGVSTSQLKALTTTDIGELSTTQLSALSTAQIGALSTTGFSALSQTQVGALSAAQIKGVTADQIKSLTTTDVAELSSTQIGALSADQIKNLSATNLSALDATQSAALTVTQVKALTTQQIAGLSTTDIGELADTQVAALSAAQVASLNVQDLTTTQISGLSSTLIGAIGATKFSAWDATQVSALSATQIKGLTTDQLKSLTTTDIGELADTQVGALTATQLGALSITGFSALNQTQVAALSETQVKGMTVTQLKNLTTTDVGELSTTQVSALSASQIGALSTTGFSALSQTQVGSLSTTQIKGLSADQLKNLTTTDVGELSTTQIGALTVDQVKNLSAASVSALSETQVSVLSNTQIGALTATQLKGLSVTDIDELSSTQIGGLSAIQIGALASTQVQELSTTQIGGLSASQISAISTTNLPLLNATQIGALSTTQVKGLSNAQVQVLSTTNIGNLADTQVGALSATQLGNLSTSAFSALNQTQVAALNETQIKGVTTGQLKALTTTDVGELSTTQVGALTAAQVGALSTTGFSALNATQVGSLSTAQIKGLTADQLKNLTTTDIGELADTQIGALTADQIKNLSTTNLSALSGTQSAALTVTQVKGLTNDQIKGLSTTDIGELADTQIGALTSAQLGVLATTQAAQLSTTQIGALTPTQVGALTAGAFSALDATQVGALSGAQIKGLTTSQLVALSTTDVGELADTQVGALTATQLGALNATSFSALNATQTAALSTTQMKGLTVSQLKNLTTTDIGELADTQVGALAGTQLAALTPTGFSALNQTQVATLTATQIKGLATSQIAALTTTDVAEFSATQISALTADQLKQLSATNVSALNNTQVAALANTQIQALNATQLKGLSVTDIDELSSTQIGALSAAQIGALASTQVQELSTTQIGGLTSTQLGAISSTNISLLNDTQIGALSTTQIKGLTASQMAGLTSTNIAALADTQVGALSSTQLAGMTPAGFSNLDATQVATLNATQIKGLTAAQLKGLTSTDIGELADTQVGALSAAQIGSLSTTGFSALSQTQVAILSATQIKGMSTDQIKALTTTDIGELGATQISALTTAQLNALSTTNLSAFSATQTGALTTTQVKALTSDQVKGLSTTDIGELADTQVGALTNSQITALATTQAAQLSTTQIGALSGAQLGALSTTAFSTLDSTQIAALNSTQVKGIATTQLAALTAGDVGQFVDTQIAALSILQLAALSATNLSSLDATQTAALSTTQVKGLTATQLKGLSATDVADFADTQIASLASTQLGALSTTVVATLSTTQIGQLQASQLSGLTSTQLDYLSTTNIESMSTTQANALTASQVQSLSDDQIASYLKVT
- a CDS encoding N-acetylglucosamine transferase, with the protein product MADVDTLDLLSKLTAEGAPLGDVITLAASLSGGGQVALADQAYKVWIRFNAEHPQLCVALFNRSILQAVLGDNAGAAASLEQAITLNGDFMPAYVNLGGLQERAGLHEPAVATWEAGANRAVVINGVGVGYAFTCLKQIARLLGDMHQPARAELALQRAADIDPNAMDVIGQLVANRLTQCKWPAVQPTERVPREKMLEGVNPLSIAAYTDDPLLQLAAANRFIEREAKTTPEQVRADRRDAPIDLTGRRPRIGYISSDLRDHAVGYLMAELFEVHDKSKVEVFAYYCGPESSDGLNTRIRAGVEHFTDIRPMTDDEAVQRIVDDGIDILVDVNGHTRDARTAVFARRPAPILVNWLGYPGSMGSDYHHYIIGDPWVIPPEMELYYSEAVRRIPCYQPNDSRRKVEETNPTRTEVGLPEDAFVFCCFNGPQKITPHVFDRWMEILKRTPGSVLWLLDSVPETNARLREAAEARGVDRTRLVFAQKLQNSHHLARYRLADLFLDTTPYGAHTTASDALWMAVPVLTWSGRCFASRVCGSLVRSAGLPELVVDSAEAYVEKAVEIGVDREKAKALRATLEANRDTCVLFDMDLLAGKLEELYGEMIAEHQAGHRPRPNLANLSAYMEIGLSLDRDEREMQAEPDLHELYRQQLARRDTVKAIPADGRLWEGGAS
- a CDS encoding FkbM family methyltransferase, whose protein sequence is MGGWSFVNRHQLEPLKLDGYAPRTVLDIGANVGDFTRGFLKAFPDCVPTLIEPNPFCEDALSQLPFERHMVAASDEAGEAELFLSEGWLQSTGASLYRENSQYFTDEQLLRRTVSKVRLDDLFAGRRFDFVKIDTQGSELDVLRGGETVLRQADYILIEISVVDFNEGAPRAEEVLKQLGAMGFAPAAVTDVHRFDDLRDGAVLQMDLLFKRRAARPSQFGRLTALNDLTGIVGHLRWRKTQNPACRILLIGGGPSGWPEDLCDGVLGGATGPFAGDLSDPDTYRAILTHVAREGRFDYVVAPHVLQTLTRPSTLLERLPLVAEAGWITTPSRYLEVLKIEGAHRGFAHHRWGVDHVGDVLSLAFKSPMIEHLTFPQEAAWEQGEQRFELQVGWRGGLRFEVLGEGALPGRAETLAMTSRFFEGVVPDAPRDAAPEAPKPDIAAELAKAITTARDPRSGLHALGRMKYYHDAVSLILCEPVTPERLALFDTLTAEALGMDMESPGEEWDAWINHYRVVLEALHGSNVAAPTPPAPDDGPQTFLTGDGQTLDAEGLKAHADALGAQVVFFAAADERYVELYARWLALSVIKHSDVPFLVVIHVIGGADRLAEAAATVAIDDPRVIFTGDHFDASTVTTLCYEAPPKGLIEIPVAHYQSVRFQRLDGLLDTLQRPVFVSDIDLLLQRGVSDLLERWADADLVINENDRNIQAGSRITANLLLARPTAATSVMLRWLRAYLDERLSRETVTRWIDQVALNLARHHLALHAPGAMVGTFDTFSDINNVMFSEYVPGHPFRFLSLYHGFDTSTLEE